Proteins encoded by one window of Streptomyces sp. ALI-76-A:
- a CDS encoding type 1 glutamine amidotransferase domain-containing protein has product MRIAFLTAPEGVEQVELTDPWQAAKDAGHEPVLVSTRSGEIQAFNHLDKADTFRVDEVVGETSADSFGGLVLPGGVANPDFLRMDEKAVAFVRDFFAQGRPVAAICHAPWTLVEADVVRGRVLTSWPSLRTDIRNAGGTWVDEQVKVCDHGTNKLVTSRKPDDLKAFCETYLEVFGQETA; this is encoded by the coding sequence ATGCGCATCGCGTTTCTGACAGCGCCCGAAGGCGTCGAGCAGGTCGAGCTGACCGATCCGTGGCAGGCGGCGAAGGACGCGGGCCACGAACCCGTGCTCGTGTCGACCCGGTCCGGTGAGATCCAGGCGTTCAACCACCTCGACAAGGCCGACACGTTCCGTGTGGACGAGGTGGTCGGCGAGACGTCGGCCGACTCCTTCGGCGGGCTGGTCCTGCCGGGCGGGGTGGCCAACCCGGACTTCCTGCGGATGGACGAGAAGGCCGTGGCGTTCGTGCGGGACTTCTTCGCGCAGGGGCGGCCGGTGGCCGCGATCTGCCACGCCCCCTGGACGCTCGTCGAGGCGGACGTCGTCCGCGGCCGGGTGCTCACCTCCTGGCCGAGTCTGCGGACGGACATCCGCAACGCGGGCGGCACCTGGGTGGACGAGCAGGTGAAGGTCTGCGACCACGGCACCAACAAGCTGGTCACCAGCCGCAAGCCGGACGACCTGAAGGCGTTCTGCGAGACGTACCTGGAGGTGTTCGGTCAGGAGACCGCCTGA
- a CDS encoding CBS domain-containing protein, giving the protein MTADLVKDVMTAGVVAVRPDSSLVEAAQLMRAQDIGDVLVADGQHVVGVLTDRDITVRAVADGIDPLTVSAGSVCTPDPVIVAPDDPVSAAVALMRAHAVRRLPVVEDGMPVGMVSLGDLAEAQDPDSALADISRAAPDSVRESNGRETL; this is encoded by the coding sequence GTGACAGCCGACCTGGTGAAGGACGTGATGACGGCGGGTGTGGTGGCCGTCCGCCCGGACTCCTCGCTCGTCGAGGCGGCGCAGTTGATGCGCGCGCAGGACATCGGCGACGTCCTGGTGGCGGACGGGCAGCACGTCGTCGGCGTGCTCACCGACCGGGACATCACCGTGCGGGCCGTCGCCGACGGTATCGATCCGCTGACGGTGAGCGCCGGGTCGGTGTGCACGCCTGACCCGGTCATCGTGGCCCCTGACGACCCGGTGTCGGCCGCGGTCGCGCTGATGCGGGCGCACGCCGTACGGCGGCTGCCGGTCGTCGAGGACGGGATGCCGGTCGGGATGGTGAGCCTCGGCGACCTCGCCGAGGCCCAGGACCCGGACTCGGCGCTCGCCGACATCAGCCGGGCCGCACCGGACTCCGTGCGGGAGAGCAACGGACGGGAGACCCTGTGA
- a CDS encoding DUF2795 domain-containing protein: MQRGSDRLSRHRDDEMKHELQGLLRSGHPTRTEEWHDPEPTADDDPQIAGGPVAPGRAGASLEAVRLELARILGRGSFPASTGDLVHVLRRKNAPDPLTEAVGRLPRKERYANVQELARAVTRREDRQ; this comes from the coding sequence ATGCAGCGAGGCAGCGACCGGCTGAGCCGTCACCGTGACGACGAGATGAAACACGAACTGCAGGGTCTGCTGCGGTCCGGGCACCCCACCCGGACCGAGGAGTGGCACGACCCCGAGCCGACCGCCGACGACGATCCACAGATCGCGGGCGGGCCGGTGGCACCGGGCCGCGCCGGGGCGTCGCTGGAGGCGGTCCGGCTGGAACTGGCCCGGATCCTGGGCCGCGGCTCGTTCCCCGCGAGTACCGGGGACCTGGTGCACGTCCTGCGCCGGAAGAACGCGCCCGACCCGCTGACCGAGGCAGTGGGGCGGCTGCCGCGCAAGGAGCGCTACGCCAATGTCCAGGAACTGGCGCGGGCAGTGACCCGGAGGGAGGACCGGCAGTGA
- a CDS encoding thiamine pyrophosphate-requiring protein has protein sequence MSTKVSDHVLRRLREWGVEQVFGYPGDGINGLLAAWGRAENQPRFIQSRHEEMSALQAVGYAKFSGRLGVCVATSGPGAIHLLNGLYDAKLDHVPVVAIVGQTHRSAMGGSYQQEVDLHALFKDVASEFLETVTVPEQLPNVLDRAIRTAYARRCPTAVIIPGDVQELDYSPPTHEFKMVPSSLDRSSWTAIPSEESLQRAAEILNSGDKVAILVGQGAAGARAEVERVAEMLGAGVAKALLGKDVLSDELPYVTGSIGLLGTRPSYELMRDCDTLLTIGSSFPYTQFLPEFDKARGVQIDIDPHMVGMRYPYEVNLVGDAKATLQRLILLLDAERGERDWYETVCANVKRWRGVMERRALQSADPINPEYVAHTLDALLPSDAIVTSDSGSAANWYARHLTMRPGMRGSLSGTLATMGCGVPYAIGAKFAHPDRPVIALVGDGAMQMNGLAEMITAAKYRDLWEDPRLVVAVWNNHDLNQVTWEMRAMGGAPSFLPSQELPDVRYAEFARSLGLTGIRVEKPEDVEAGWRAGLEADGPAVIEFLTDPAVPPVPPHATWDQMEATAASILRGDADSASMVRQGFKAKVQEFLPGREKK, from the coding sequence ATGAGCACCAAGGTCTCCGACCACGTTCTGCGGCGGCTGCGCGAGTGGGGTGTGGAGCAGGTCTTCGGCTATCCCGGCGACGGCATCAACGGTCTGCTCGCCGCCTGGGGGCGGGCCGAGAACCAGCCCCGTTTCATCCAGTCGCGGCACGAGGAGATGTCCGCGCTGCAAGCGGTGGGGTACGCCAAGTTCAGCGGGCGGCTCGGGGTGTGCGTGGCGACCTCGGGGCCCGGCGCGATCCACCTGCTGAACGGGTTGTACGACGCCAAGCTGGACCATGTGCCGGTGGTGGCGATCGTCGGGCAGACGCACCGCAGCGCGATGGGCGGCTCCTATCAGCAGGAGGTGGACCTGCACGCGCTGTTCAAGGACGTCGCCTCCGAGTTCCTGGAGACGGTGACCGTTCCCGAGCAGCTGCCGAACGTGCTGGACCGGGCGATCCGTACCGCGTACGCGCGCCGCTGTCCCACGGCCGTCATCATCCCGGGCGATGTGCAGGAGCTCGACTACTCGCCGCCCACACACGAGTTCAAGATGGTGCCCTCCAGCCTGGACCGCAGTTCCTGGACGGCGATTCCGTCCGAGGAGTCCCTCCAGCGGGCGGCGGAGATCCTCAACTCCGGTGACAAGGTGGCCATTCTGGTCGGCCAGGGGGCGGCCGGGGCGCGGGCCGAGGTGGAGCGGGTCGCGGAGATGCTCGGCGCGGGCGTCGCCAAGGCGCTGCTCGGCAAGGACGTCCTGAGTGACGAACTCCCGTACGTCACCGGCTCGATCGGACTGCTCGGCACCCGCCCGTCGTACGAGCTGATGCGGGACTGCGACACCCTGCTGACCATCGGGTCGTCGTTCCCGTACACGCAGTTCCTGCCGGAGTTCGACAAGGCGCGGGGCGTGCAGATCGACATCGACCCGCACATGGTCGGGATGCGGTATCCGTACGAGGTGAACCTCGTCGGGGACGCGAAGGCGACGCTTCAGCGGCTGATCCTGCTGCTGGACGCGGAGCGCGGCGAGCGTGACTGGTACGAGACGGTGTGCGCGAACGTGAAGCGGTGGCGCGGGGTGATGGAGCGGCGGGCGCTGCAGTCGGCCGATCCGATCAACCCGGAGTACGTGGCGCACACGCTGGACGCGCTGCTGCCGTCCGACGCGATCGTCACCTCGGACTCGGGCTCGGCGGCGAACTGGTACGCGCGGCACCTGACCATGCGGCCGGGGATGCGCGGCTCGCTGTCGGGGACGCTGGCGACGATGGGCTGCGGCGTGCCGTACGCCATCGGCGCGAAGTTCGCACACCCGGACCGGCCGGTGATCGCGCTGGTCGGGGACGGCGCGATGCAGATGAACGGCCTGGCCGAGATGATCACGGCGGCGAAGTACCGCGATCTGTGGGAGGACCCGCGGCTGGTCGTGGCGGTGTGGAACAACCACGACCTCAACCAGGTCACGTGGGAGATGCGGGCCATGGGAGGCGCCCCGTCCTTCCTGCCCTCGCAGGAGCTGCCCGACGTGCGGTACGCGGAGTTCGCCCGCTCGCTGGGCCTGACCGGGATCCGCGTGGAGAAGCCGGAGGACGTCGAGGCGGGCTGGCGGGCCGGCCTGGAGGCGGACGGTCCCGCGGTGATCGAGTTCCTCACCGACCCGGCGGTGCCGCCGGTCCCGCCGCACGCCACCTGGGACCAGATGGAGGCCACGGCCGCCTCGATCCTCAGGGGCGACGCGGACAGCGCGTCCATGGTCAGGCAGGGCTTCAAGGCGAAGGTGCAGGAGTTCCTGCCGGGCCGGGAGAAGAAGTGA
- a CDS encoding RNA polymerase sigma factor SigF, producing the protein MPTQVSAKHHPHDDAPDTAEAFRRLAELPPGPERDTLRGQIVEAWLPMADRLAGRFRSRGESLDDLRQVAALGLVKAVDRYDPERANAFESYAVPTITGEIKRHFRDHMWTLHVPRRIQDLRNRVRFAGQDLSQTISGRRPTVAEIAEHAQMSEDDVRAGLEALESFTALSLDAELPGSDDGYSLSDALGSSDPALDTVVDREAVRARLAALPERERAILYMRFFKDMTQSRIAEQLGISQMHVSRLINRCCGQVREQVMKDAGA; encoded by the coding sequence ATGCCCACCCAAGTGAGCGCGAAGCACCACCCGCACGACGACGCACCCGACACGGCCGAGGCGTTCCGCAGGCTGGCCGAGCTGCCCCCGGGACCCGAGCGCGACACGCTCCGCGGGCAGATCGTCGAGGCCTGGCTGCCCATGGCCGACCGGCTCGCGGGACGCTTCCGCAGCCGCGGCGAGAGCCTCGACGACCTGCGCCAGGTCGCGGCCCTCGGCCTGGTCAAGGCCGTCGACCGCTACGACCCCGAGCGCGCCAACGCCTTCGAGAGCTACGCCGTGCCGACCATCACCGGCGAGATCAAGCGGCACTTCCGCGACCACATGTGGACGCTGCACGTACCGCGCCGGATCCAGGACCTGCGCAACCGCGTCCGCTTCGCCGGCCAGGACCTGTCCCAGACCATCTCCGGGCGCCGGCCCACCGTCGCGGAGATAGCCGAGCACGCGCAGATGAGCGAGGACGACGTGCGCGCCGGGCTGGAGGCACTGGAGAGCTTCACCGCGCTGTCCCTGGACGCCGAGCTGCCCGGCAGTGACGACGGGTACTCGCTCAGCGACGCGCTCGGGTCCTCCGATCCCGCGCTGGACACGGTCGTGGACCGGGAGGCGGTGAGGGCTCGGCTGGCCGCGCTGCCCGAGCGGGAACGGGCGATCCTGTACATGCGGTTCTTCAAGGACATGACCCAGAGCCGGATCGCCGAACAGCTGGGGATCTCGCAGATGCACGTGTCCCGGCTGATCAACCGGTGCTGCGGCCAGGTGCGGGAACAGGTCATGAAGGACGCCGGCGCGTAG
- a CDS encoding aminotransferase class I/II-fold pyridoxal phosphate-dependent enzyme: MPRTDPEGHGPVRFGPPLPEDGLPVLPELSAVLATAAGRAESEPVGGGPALLDATCGHWDRRGLPTEADRVVAAPGAPALLLALTAALGGDVLVPRPCAAWWAPYARLLGRPAFHVPTQAESGGVPDPYALLETVRRVRAEGGDPRLLVLSVADDPTATVAPPELLHETLEAAVGEGLHLVSDETWRDTVHDPHGTVLLSPAEMLPDRVTVLTDLAGALLPTGWPAAAARFPAGGSDGNGLHARVLDVLTALGARVATPVAAAAAYALEEPEPVVARRRAVVRLHARVAAAAYTAVTAAGAVARPPQAGRHLYVDLDPLRPGLATHGVDDAQDLEDFLTARLGMPAPGGHRFGDDLGALRVRLSTGPLLGAGTDEERAHCLDSPSPLELPHVRRALILLESVFDDLRDDAQRREPSR; the protein is encoded by the coding sequence ATGCCGCGGACGGACCCGGAAGGCCACGGCCCCGTCCGCTTCGGGCCGCCGCTCCCCGAGGACGGGCTGCCGGTGCTGCCCGAACTGTCCGCCGTGCTCGCCACCGCGGCCGGCCGCGCGGAGAGCGAACCCGTCGGCGGCGGGCCGGCTCTGCTGGACGCCACGTGCGGACACTGGGACCGGCGCGGGCTGCCCACCGAGGCAGACCGGGTGGTCGCCGCCCCCGGCGCCCCGGCCCTGCTGCTCGCGCTGACCGCCGCGCTCGGCGGTGACGTCCTGGTACCGCGGCCCTGCGCCGCCTGGTGGGCGCCGTACGCGCGCCTGCTGGGGCGACCCGCCTTCCACGTGCCGACCCAGGCCGAGTCCGGCGGTGTCCCGGATCCGTACGCACTCCTGGAGACCGTGCGCCGGGTACGCGCCGAGGGCGGTGACCCCCGGCTGCTCGTGCTGTCCGTCGCCGACGATCCCACCGCCACCGTCGCCCCGCCCGAACTGCTGCACGAGACTCTGGAGGCCGCCGTCGGGGAGGGCCTGCACCTGGTGAGCGACGAGACCTGGCGCGACACCGTGCACGATCCGCACGGCACCGTGCTGCTCAGCCCGGCGGAGATGCTGCCCGACCGGGTCACCGTCCTGACCGATCTGGCCGGCGCGCTGCTGCCGACCGGCTGGCCGGCCGCCGCCGCCCGCTTCCCCGCGGGCGGGTCCGACGGGAACGGTCTGCACGCGCGCGTGCTCGACGTCCTCACCGCGCTCGGCGCCCGCGTCGCCACACCGGTCGCCGCCGCGGCCGCGTACGCCCTGGAGGAGCCCGAGCCGGTCGTCGCCCGCCGCCGGGCCGTCGTACGCCTGCACGCGCGCGTGGCCGCCGCCGCGTACACCGCCGTGACCGCCGCGGGCGCCGTCGCCCGGCCCCCGCAGGCCGGGCGTCACCTCTACGTCGACCTCGATCCCCTGCGGCCCGGGCTCGCCACGCACGGCGTCGACGACGCCCAGGACCTGGAGGACTTCCTCACCGCCCGGCTGGGTATGCCCGCTCCCGGCGGCCACCGCTTCGGCGACGACCTCGGGGCGCTGCGCGTGCGCCTGTCCACCGGCCCGCTGCTGGGCGCGGGTACGGACGAGGAGCGCGCGCACTGCCTCGATTCACCCTCGCCGTTGGAACTGCCACACGTGCGACGCGCGTTGATCCTTCTGGAATCGGTCTTCGACGATCTTCGCGACGACGCTCAGCGACGGGAGCCTTCTCGATGA
- a CDS encoding MBL fold metallo-hydrolase, translating into MTQQSESTTSTPARDSGAPATPTPFAPPTAPRPLGERRVWPRTFHDRLTAPLPGLKAMARFAREGAIRPGREGLADIPRLPFAPAPLPRVDAGTVAVSWAGHASWVVQIGGLTVLTDPVWSRRILGTPARITPVGIAWNDLPSVDAVVISHNHYDHLDAPTLRRLPRHTPVFVPAGLARWFHRRRFTNVTELDWWEAAELDGVRFDFVPSHHWSKRSLTDTCRSLWGGWVLTAPDGRRVYFAGDTGYGHWFARIGERHPGIDLALLPIGAYDPRWWLSDVHCDPEEAVRAAQDLGARRMAPMHWATFVLSAEPVLEPLTRVRAAWKKAGLDRDDLWDLPVGGSRVLDRTPGLPAY; encoded by the coding sequence ATGACGCAACAGTCCGAGTCGACCACGAGCACCCCCGCCCGGGACAGCGGTGCTCCGGCGACCCCGACCCCCTTCGCGCCTCCGACCGCGCCCAGACCGCTCGGCGAACGCCGGGTGTGGCCGCGGACCTTCCACGACCGCCTGACCGCCCCGCTGCCCGGCCTCAAGGCCATGGCCCGCTTCGCCCGCGAGGGCGCCATCCGCCCCGGCCGGGAGGGCCTCGCCGACATTCCCCGGCTGCCCTTCGCCCCGGCCCCGCTGCCCCGCGTCGACGCCGGCACGGTCGCCGTCTCCTGGGCCGGGCACGCCAGCTGGGTCGTGCAGATCGGCGGGCTGACCGTCCTCACCGACCCCGTCTGGTCCCGCCGCATCCTCGGCACCCCGGCCCGTATCACTCCGGTCGGCATCGCCTGGAACGACCTGCCGTCCGTCGACGCGGTCGTCATCAGCCACAACCACTACGACCACCTGGACGCGCCCACACTGCGCCGGCTCCCGCGCCACACCCCGGTGTTCGTGCCCGCCGGACTCGCCCGCTGGTTCCACCGCCGCCGGTTCACGAACGTCACCGAGCTGGACTGGTGGGAGGCGGCCGAACTGGACGGAGTGCGCTTCGACTTCGTCCCGTCCCACCACTGGTCCAAGCGTTCCCTCACCGACACCTGCCGCAGCCTGTGGGGCGGCTGGGTCCTCACCGCCCCGGACGGCCGGCGCGTCTACTTCGCGGGCGACACGGGATACGGCCACTGGTTCGCCCGCATCGGGGAGCGCCACCCCGGGATCGACCTCGCCCTGCTGCCGATCGGCGCCTACGACCCCCGCTGGTGGCTGAGCGACGTCCACTGCGACCCGGAGGAGGCGGTCCGCGCCGCGCAGGACCTCGGGGCCCGGCGGATGGCACCCATGCACTGGGCGACGTTCGTCCTGTCGGCGGAACCGGTGCTGGAGCCGCTCACCCGGGTGCGGGCCGCCTGGAAGAAGGCGGGGCTGGACCGCGACGACCTGTGGGACCTGCCGGTGGGAGGCTCCCGCGTCCTCGACCGAACCCCCGGCCTCCCGGCGTACTGA
- a CDS encoding VTT domain-containing protein: MTWLAALPTTVPFASTHQAIGYPTLFLLVLIGALVPVVPTGALVSSAAVVAFHQAAPLALAIVFVTASAAAFLGDATLYWLGRRGMRSKNGSRWLEALRSRAPEDRLGQAQEKLADHGVAVLVLSRLVPAGRIPVMLACLMAKWPMRRFARGNLPACLAWAVTYQLIGILGGSLFSEPWKGVVAAVALTVLISAAPSLWRRVRRTAAQ; the protein is encoded by the coding sequence GTGACCTGGCTCGCCGCCCTTCCGACGACCGTGCCGTTCGCGTCGACCCACCAGGCGATCGGCTATCCCACGCTGTTCCTGCTGGTGCTGATCGGGGCGCTGGTGCCGGTCGTGCCCACCGGCGCGCTGGTGAGTTCGGCCGCCGTGGTGGCGTTCCACCAGGCGGCGCCGCTCGCGCTGGCGATCGTGTTCGTGACGGCGTCGGCGGCCGCGTTCCTCGGGGACGCGACGCTGTACTGGCTGGGGCGACGCGGGATGCGGTCGAAGAACGGCTCGCGCTGGCTGGAGGCGCTCCGCTCCCGTGCCCCCGAGGACCGGCTCGGTCAGGCCCAGGAGAAGCTCGCCGACCACGGGGTGGCGGTGCTGGTGCTGTCCCGGCTGGTGCCGGCGGGCCGGATCCCGGTGATGCTGGCCTGTCTGATGGCGAAGTGGCCGATGCGCAGGTTCGCCCGGGGGAACCTGCCGGCGTGTCTGGCCTGGGCGGTGACCTACCAGCTGATCGGGATCCTCGGCGGCTCGCTGTTCAGCGAGCCCTGGAAGGGCGTGGTCGCGGCGGTCGCCCTGACCGTGCTGATCAGCGCGGCACCAAGCCTGTGGCGGCGCGTCCGGAGGACTGCGGCGCAGTAA
- a CDS encoding MBL fold metallo-hydrolase: MPVEITWWGHATCTVVDSHVRVLTDPLFARRLAHLRRRRGALPPPGAWHADVALVSHLHADHLHVPSLARLTPGTRLLVPRGAPRAVPGLRRLTHLQVREVAPGDEIRVGDLAIRVVPALHDGRRLPLGPHRSPALGYVVEGEARTYFAGDTGLFDEMAKEVGPVDVALLPVGGWGPYLGEGHLDAGRAAEALARLGPRSAVPVHYGTYWPIGMDAVRPHEFHTPGEEFVRRAAERAPEVAVHRLGHGESVRLEAAR, encoded by the coding sequence GTGCCGGTGGAGATCACCTGGTGGGGTCACGCCACCTGCACGGTCGTGGACTCGCACGTCCGCGTGCTCACCGATCCCCTGTTCGCCCGTCGGCTGGCGCATCTGCGCCGCCGCCGGGGCGCGCTCCCGCCGCCCGGCGCCTGGCACGCCGACGTGGCGCTGGTCTCCCACCTGCACGCCGACCATCTGCACGTCCCGTCGCTCGCGCGGCTCACCCCGGGCACGCGCCTGCTCGTGCCCCGGGGCGCACCACGGGCGGTACCGGGGCTGCGCCGGCTCACGCATCTCCAGGTGCGCGAGGTGGCGCCCGGTGACGAGATACGGGTCGGCGATCTGGCGATACGGGTGGTGCCCGCCCTGCACGACGGGCGGCGGCTGCCGCTCGGTCCGCACCGCTCCCCCGCCCTCGGCTATGTCGTCGAGGGGGAGGCCCGCACGTACTTCGCCGGGGACACCGGCCTGTTCGACGAGATGGCCAAGGAGGTCGGGCCGGTCGACGTGGCGCTGCTGCCGGTGGGCGGCTGGGGCCCGTACCTCGGCGAGGGGCATCTGGACGCGGGGCGGGCCGCCGAGGCGCTGGCCCGGCTGGGACCGCGCAGCGCGGTGCCGGTGCACTACGGCACGTACTGGCCGATCGGGATGGACGCCGTGCGCCCGCACGAGTTCCACACGCCGGGCGAGGAGTTCGTGCGCCGGGCGGCCGAGCGCGCGCCCGAGGTGGCGGTGCACCGGCTCGGGCACGGGGAGAGCGTCCGGCTGGAGGCCGCCCGGTGA
- a CDS encoding phage holin family protein, which translates to MRGVRAGRWRRVASQVGRSVAVWAVSTLTMLLLAGLLPDFRLQSADDDSATRIAVTAAFGAGAFGLLSALAWPLLVRLLLLVPALVLGLLVFFLNGALLLLALRLNPTEQGDAAPETAVVVAAVMSAVASATGAALAVRDDDAYRRRLYRLADRRRRSGPAGPATHGIVFMQLDGVGHDVLLDAVGKGLMPTVARWLGVGDGLGAARRGTHRLTPWRTDWSSQTGASQLGILHGSNHDVPAFRWYEKDRREVMVCNRPTSAAELQRRAVEATGDDGLLGVDGASRGNLFSGGAEQQALVLSIATRRRSRETRSRAGYFAYFSDPANAVRTAMSFVADVGREIGESTRARVRKARPRVGRGGLYPFIRAFATVVERDVVVAAVTGDMLAGRTAVYADLVAYDEVAHHSGPTSRDAEKVLERLDRSLALIENVAEHAPRPYRIVVLSDHGQSPGETFRARYGLTLGDLVRAGCGLPVPRRARRTHSGAEARAAVRTALRRPVEEVGEQYRPARGSEPIVLASGNLGLVSFPDVPHRMTKEEIDARHPALLTTLANHPGIGFLLVRSERHGGVVLGPFGTEIPLDDLDEKPGPLADFGPGAADAVRRTHSFPHTADIMVNSWYDPVEGEVLAFEEQIGSHGGLGGAQGKAFLLSPLTLSAPVEDGAELAGAEHIHRVLRRWLRETDGPQVPLAARRERRAA; encoded by the coding sequence GTGCGGGGCGTGCGTGCGGGGCGTTGGCGGCGGGTGGCCAGTCAGGTCGGGCGGAGCGTCGCCGTGTGGGCCGTCTCCACCCTCACGATGTTGCTGCTGGCCGGACTCCTGCCGGACTTCCGGCTCCAGTCCGCCGACGACGACAGCGCCACCCGGATCGCCGTCACCGCCGCGTTCGGCGCCGGCGCCTTCGGTCTCCTGTCGGCCCTCGCCTGGCCCCTTCTCGTGCGGCTGCTGCTGCTCGTGCCCGCGCTGGTGCTCGGGCTGCTGGTGTTCTTCCTCAACGGCGCGCTGCTGCTGCTCGCGCTGCGGCTGAACCCCACCGAGCAGGGCGACGCCGCCCCGGAGACCGCGGTCGTGGTGGCCGCCGTGATGTCCGCCGTCGCCTCCGCGACCGGCGCCGCCCTGGCCGTCCGCGACGACGACGCCTACCGGCGCCGCCTGTACCGCCTCGCCGACCGCCGCCGCCGATCCGGCCCGGCCGGCCCCGCCACTCACGGCATCGTGTTCATGCAGCTCGACGGCGTCGGCCACGACGTGCTGCTGGACGCGGTCGGCAAGGGCCTGATGCCCACCGTCGCCCGCTGGCTCGGCGTCGGTGACGGTCTCGGCGCGGCCCGCAGAGGCACCCACCGCCTCACTCCCTGGCGCACCGACTGGTCCAGCCAGACCGGCGCCAGCCAGCTCGGCATCCTGCACGGCAGCAATCACGACGTGCCCGCCTTCCGCTGGTACGAGAAGGACCGCCGCGAGGTGATGGTCTGCAACCGCCCGACCAGCGCCGCCGAACTCCAGCGCCGTGCCGTCGAGGCCACCGGTGACGACGGGCTGCTCGGCGTCGACGGCGCCAGCCGCGGCAACCTGTTCTCCGGCGGCGCCGAGCAGCAGGCCCTCGTGCTGTCCATAGCCACCCGCCGCCGCAGCCGCGAGACCCGCTCCCGGGCGGGCTACTTCGCCTACTTCTCCGACCCGGCCAACGCGGTGCGCACCGCCATGTCCTTCGTCGCCGACGTCGGCCGGGAGATCGGCGAGTCCACCCGGGCGCGCGTGCGCAAGGCCCGCCCCCGGGTGGGACGCGGCGGCCTCTACCCCTTCATCCGCGCGTTCGCGACCGTCGTCGAACGCGATGTCGTCGTCGCCGCCGTCACGGGCGACATGCTCGCGGGCCGCACCGCCGTCTACGCCGACCTCGTCGCCTACGACGAGGTGGCCCACCACTCGGGGCCGACCAGCCGTGACGCCGAGAAGGTCCTCGAACGTCTCGACCGCTCCCTCGCCCTGATCGAGAACGTCGCCGAGCACGCCCCGCGTCCCTACCGGATCGTGGTGCTCTCCGACCACGGCCAGAGCCCCGGCGAGACCTTCCGCGCCCGCTACGGCCTCACCCTCGGCGACCTGGTGCGGGCCGGCTGCGGGCTGCCCGTGCCGCGCAGGGCGCGCCGCACCCACAGCGGCGCCGAGGCCCGCGCGGCCGTGCGCACCGCGCTGCGCCGGCCGGTCGAGGAGGTCGGTGAGCAGTACCGGCCCGCACGCGGCTCCGAGCCGATCGTGCTGGCCTCGGGCAACCTGGGCCTGGTCTCCTTCCCGGACGTGCCGCACCGGATGACCAAGGAGGAGATCGACGCCCGCCACCCCGCCCTGCTGACGACCCTCGCCAACCACCCCGGCATCGGGTTCCTGCTGGTGCGCAGCGAGCGGCACGGCGGGGTGGTCCTCGGCCCGTTCGGCACGGAGATCCCGCTGGACGACCTCGACGAGAAGCCCGGCCCGCTCGCCGACTTCGGCCCCGGAGCCGCCGACGCCGTCCGCCGCACCCACTCGTTCCCGCACACCGCCGACATCATGGTCAACTCCTGGTACGACCCGGTCGAGGGAGAGGTCCTCGCCTTCGAGGAGCAGATCGGCTCGCACGGCGGTCTCGGCGGCGCCCAGGGGAAGGCCTTCCTGCTGTCGCCGCTCACCCTGTCCGCCCCCGTCGAGGACGGGGCGGAACTGGCCGGCGCCGAGCACATCCACCGCGTGCTGCGCCGCTGGCTGCGCGAGACGGACGGCC